In Choloepus didactylus isolate mChoDid1 chromosome X, mChoDid1.pri, whole genome shotgun sequence, a genomic segment contains:
- the RPL10 gene encoding 60S ribosomal protein L10, which produces MGRRPARCYRYCKNKPYPKSRFCRGVPDAKIRIFDLGRKKAKVDEFPLCGHMVSDEYEQLSSEALEAARICANKYMVKSCGKDGFHIRVRLHPFHVIRINKMLSCAGADRLQTGMRGAFGKPQGTVARVHIGQVIMSIRTKLQNKEHVIEALRRAKFKFPGRQKIHISKKWGFTKFNADEFEDMVAEKRLIPDGCGVKYIPNCGPLDKWRALHS; this is translated from the exons ATGGGCCGCCGCCCCGCCCGGTG TTACCGGTATTGTAAGAACAAGCCCTACCCAAAGTCTCGCTTCTGCCGAGGTGTCCCTG ATGCAAAGATCCGCATTTTTGACCTGGGTCGGAAAAAGGCAAAAGTAGATGAGTTCCCACTGTGTGGCCACATGGTGTCGGACGAATATGAGCAGCTGTCCTCCGAAG CCCTGGAGGCTGCCCGTATTTGTGCCAACAAGTACATGGTGAAAAGTTGTGGCAAAGATGGCTTCCACATCCGTGTACGGCTCCACCCCTTCCACGTCATCCGCATCAACAAGATGCTGTCCTGTGCTGGGGCTGACAG GCTCCAGACAGGGATGCGGGGTGCTTTTGGAAAGCCCCAGGGTACAGTGGCCAGGGTCCACATCGGCCAGGTCATCATGTCCATCCGCACCAAGCTTCAAAACAAGGAGCACGTGATCGAGGCGCTGCGCAGGGCCAAGTTCAAGTTCCCTGGCCGCCAGAAA ATCCACATCTCCAAGAAATGGGGCTTCACCAAGTTTAACGCGGATGAATTTGAAGACATGGTGGCTGAGAAGCGCCTCATCCCAGACGGTTGTGGGGTCAAGTACATCCCCAACTGTGGCCCCTTGGACAAGTGGCGGGCCCTGCACTCGTGA
- the LOC119522523 gene encoding translation initiation factor IF-2-like, protein MAKRSWAVSQPLGRATSLHEVHPSLISHLENQPKSPGSAGPGEGTRPQVSAAPGAGLAAPPRPSSPLPSWAVDALATPPLEAPWRLRLRRALSPAAGEKGAMANAPQRCRLSGQWGRPRSSPGTQRQAALPLCAMPGASQPQPPHSVHHGPSPPACSRGPWRVTPPAQHRAATLSGGAWLALWPGPRTLEGGSGEGQAQEKPARLPFLLRVVPKLRPGAAPRKAAQGKGHPGAEAASGTNGVLREGRSLRGIKVPRPPDPQAGLPRLTPTDGKTPTGHQARFPEGPPGVSGAMGVEGGRGEATTPPSSKQTEQRDKGPRNGLAAPIPGNPTPCPSRDKAPTTKPGDG, encoded by the exons ATGGCCAAGCGG TCCTGGGCCGTCTCTCAGCCCCTCGGTCGTGCCACCAGCCTGCACGAGGTGCACCCATCCCT CATCTCCCACCTGGAAAACCAACCCAAGTCTCCCGGCTCCGCTGGCCCAGGGGAGGGGACGCGGCCGCAGGTGTCTGCTGCGCCGGGGGCCGGCCTGgcagccccgccccgcccctcctcGCCCCTCCCCTCCTGGGCGGTGGACGCGCTGGCCACGCCTCCTCTGGAGGCTCCCTGGCGGCTGCGCCTGCGCAGAGCCCTGAGCCCGGCTGCGGGAGAAAAGGGAGC CATGGCCAACGCCCCTCAGAGATGCCGGCTCTCAGGACAGTGGGGCAGGCCGAGGTCGAGTCCTGGGACCCAGCGCCAGGCAGCTCTGCCCCTCTGCGCCATGCCGGGTGCCTCCCAGCCTCAGCCGCCGCATTCCGTGCACCATGGGCCCTCCCCACCCGCATGCTCCAGGGGTCCCTGGCGGGTGACTCCGCCGGCCCAGCACCGGGCTGCCACCCTGTCTGGTGGAGCTTGGCTCGCGCTGTG GCCTGGGCCGCGGACACTGGAGGGGGGCAGTGGGGAAGGGCAGGCCCAGGAGAAGCCCGCGCGTCTGCCCTTCCTTCTCAGGGTTGTCCCCAAGCTGAGGCCTGGAGCGGCCCCGAGGAAGGCAGCTCAGGGGAAAGGCCACCCTGG GGCGGAAGCTGCCTCGGGGACCAACGGGGTGCTGAGGGAGGGTCGCTCGCTCAGGGGGATCAAGGTCCCCAGGCCCCCAGACCCCCAGGCTGGGCTGCCCCGGCTCACTCCCACAGATGGCAAGACCCCGACGGGGCACCAGGCACGTTTCCCCGAGGGGCCCCCGGGGGTCTCAGGGGCCATGGGGGTAGAGGGTGGCAGAGGGGAGGCCACCACGCCACCGTCGTCAAAGCAAACAGAGCAGCGGGATAAGGGGCCCCGGAACGGCCTGGCGGCTCCGATTCCCGGGAACCCCACCCCCTGCCCGAGCAGAGACAAAGCCCCGACCACAAAGCCAGGAGATGGATGA